Proteins from one Setaria italica strain Yugu1 chromosome V, Setaria_italica_v2.0, whole genome shotgun sequence genomic window:
- the LOC101767063 gene encoding probable U3 small nucleolar RNA-associated protein 7 isoform X1 has protein sequence MAPARQDAEDELEMKVEKYARGKGADLKALKDKKLKGQLVVKEKLYGQSAKAAAKAEQWLMPSEEGFLEPDGLEKTYRFPQESIVKEVDLLSSRKPFDMILPVLGPYTIEYTSNGRYMLVGGRKGHLAMMDMLHIDLIKEFQVRETVRDVAFLHNEQLYAVAQKKYPYIYNRHGTEIHCLKEHGKALKLQFLTKQFLLASINSFGQLHYQDVSTGEMVANYRTGLGRTDVMRVNSYNAVIGLGHAGGKVTMWKPTSVKPLVTMLCHHGPVTAVAFDRGGHLMATAGVDRKIKIWDLRKYEVVNSYAARAQSLDFSQKGLLACSNGSLVEIYRDFGGHDYRLYMKHRMMKGYQVGKVLFRPYEDILGIGHSMGLSSILVPGSGEPNFDTFVANPMETTKQKREKEVHALMDKLLPDTIMLNPNLIATVRAPKKKEKKTKKEIEEEMEEAIEAAKNTERKKKTKGRSKPSKRTRKKEEDVFRAKRPFLDQSKEVDGRPDKKQRIGEDMELPKALQRFAKKPQS, from the exons ATGGCACCGGCGCGG CAGGACGCTGAGGACGAGCTGGAGATGAAGGTGGAGAAGTATGCGCGGGGGAAGGGTGCTGACTTGAAG GCGCTTAAGGACAAGAAGTTGAAAGGCCAGCTCGTTGTCAAAGAGAAGCTCTATGGCCAGTCTGCGAAagctgctgcaaaggctgaacag TGGCTTATGCCTAGTGAGGAGGGTTTCTTAGAGCCTGATGGTTTGGAGAAGACATATAGATTTCCACAAGAATCGATTGTGAAGGAGGTGGATCTTTTGAGTTCAAGAAAACCATTCGATATGATCTTACCTG TACTTGGTCCTTATACTATAGAGTACACATCAAATGGCCGCTACATGCTAGTAGGCGGACGTAAAGGTCATCTTGCTATGATGGATATGCTGCATATTGATCTCATCAAGGAATTTCAG GTGAGGGAAACTGTTCGCGATGTGGCATTCTTACATAATGAGCAGCTGTATGCAGTCGCTCAAAAAAA GTACCCTTACATATATAATCGACATGGTACAGAAATTCATTGTCTGAAG GAACATGGCAAAGCGTTGAAACTCCAGTTTCTGACTAAACAATTCCTCTTGGCTTCAATAAACAGCTTTGGGCAGCTGCACTACCAAGATGTGAGCACTGGTGAGATGGTTGCAAATTATAGGACAGGTCTGGGGCGAACTGATGTTATGCGGGTCAATTCCTATAATGCTGTCATAGGCCTGGGGCATGCTGGTGGCAAAGTTACCATGTGGAAGCCAACAAGTGTGAAACCCCTTGTCACCATGCTGTGCCATCATGGCCCTGTGACTGCTGTTGCATTTGACAGGGGTGGTCATCTTATGGCAACGGCAGGTGTTGACAGGAAGATAAAAATCTGGGACCTGAGAAAGTATGAGGTTGTAAATTCTTATGCAGCACGTGCCCAATCCTTGGATTTTAGCCAGAAGGGGCTTTTGGCCTGCAGCAATGGATCTCTAGTAGAGATCTACAGGGATTTTGGTGGGCATGACTATAGGCTTTACATGAAGCACAGAATGATGAAGGGCTATCAGGTTGGGAAAGTTTTGTTCCGGCCCTACGAAGATATTCTGGGGATTGGGCACTCGATGGGCCTGTCATCCATCCTTGTTCCAGGATCTGGTGAGCCAAACTTTGATACCTTTGTTGCCAACCCCATGGAAACTACAAAGCAGAAGCGGGAGAAGGAGGTTCACGCTCTTATGGACAAGCTCCTGCCGGACACTATCATGCTTAATCCAAACTTGATAGCCACTGTAAGAGCTccgaagaagaaagagaagaagaccAAGAAGGAGATTGAGGAAGAGATGGAAGAGGCTATTGAGGCTGCCAAGAACActgagcgcaagaagaagaccAAGGGCAGGAGCAAGCCCAGCAAGCGGACcaggaagaaagaggaggatGTTTTCAGAGCCAAGAGGCCCTTCTTGGATCAATCAAAGGAGGTCGATGGGCGACCTGACAAGAAGCAGCGTATAGGTGAAGATATGGAACTCCCAAAAGCCTTGCAGCGGTTTGCCAAAAAACCGCAGTCATGA
- the LOC101767063 gene encoding probable U3 small nucleolar RNA-associated protein 7 isoform X2 → MAPARDAEDELEMKVEKYARGKGADLKALKDKKLKGQLVVKEKLYGQSAKAAAKAEQWLMPSEEGFLEPDGLEKTYRFPQESIVKEVDLLSSRKPFDMILPVLGPYTIEYTSNGRYMLVGGRKGHLAMMDMLHIDLIKEFQVRETVRDVAFLHNEQLYAVAQKKYPYIYNRHGTEIHCLKEHGKALKLQFLTKQFLLASINSFGQLHYQDVSTGEMVANYRTGLGRTDVMRVNSYNAVIGLGHAGGKVTMWKPTSVKPLVTMLCHHGPVTAVAFDRGGHLMATAGVDRKIKIWDLRKYEVVNSYAARAQSLDFSQKGLLACSNGSLVEIYRDFGGHDYRLYMKHRMMKGYQVGKVLFRPYEDILGIGHSMGLSSILVPGSGEPNFDTFVANPMETTKQKREKEVHALMDKLLPDTIMLNPNLIATVRAPKKKEKKTKKEIEEEMEEAIEAAKNTERKKKTKGRSKPSKRTRKKEEDVFRAKRPFLDQSKEVDGRPDKKQRIGEDMELPKALQRFAKKPQS, encoded by the exons ATGGCACCGGCGCGG GACGCTGAGGACGAGCTGGAGATGAAGGTGGAGAAGTATGCGCGGGGGAAGGGTGCTGACTTGAAG GCGCTTAAGGACAAGAAGTTGAAAGGCCAGCTCGTTGTCAAAGAGAAGCTCTATGGCCAGTCTGCGAAagctgctgcaaaggctgaacag TGGCTTATGCCTAGTGAGGAGGGTTTCTTAGAGCCTGATGGTTTGGAGAAGACATATAGATTTCCACAAGAATCGATTGTGAAGGAGGTGGATCTTTTGAGTTCAAGAAAACCATTCGATATGATCTTACCTG TACTTGGTCCTTATACTATAGAGTACACATCAAATGGCCGCTACATGCTAGTAGGCGGACGTAAAGGTCATCTTGCTATGATGGATATGCTGCATATTGATCTCATCAAGGAATTTCAG GTGAGGGAAACTGTTCGCGATGTGGCATTCTTACATAATGAGCAGCTGTATGCAGTCGCTCAAAAAAA GTACCCTTACATATATAATCGACATGGTACAGAAATTCATTGTCTGAAG GAACATGGCAAAGCGTTGAAACTCCAGTTTCTGACTAAACAATTCCTCTTGGCTTCAATAAACAGCTTTGGGCAGCTGCACTACCAAGATGTGAGCACTGGTGAGATGGTTGCAAATTATAGGACAGGTCTGGGGCGAACTGATGTTATGCGGGTCAATTCCTATAATGCTGTCATAGGCCTGGGGCATGCTGGTGGCAAAGTTACCATGTGGAAGCCAACAAGTGTGAAACCCCTTGTCACCATGCTGTGCCATCATGGCCCTGTGACTGCTGTTGCATTTGACAGGGGTGGTCATCTTATGGCAACGGCAGGTGTTGACAGGAAGATAAAAATCTGGGACCTGAGAAAGTATGAGGTTGTAAATTCTTATGCAGCACGTGCCCAATCCTTGGATTTTAGCCAGAAGGGGCTTTTGGCCTGCAGCAATGGATCTCTAGTAGAGATCTACAGGGATTTTGGTGGGCATGACTATAGGCTTTACATGAAGCACAGAATGATGAAGGGCTATCAGGTTGGGAAAGTTTTGTTCCGGCCCTACGAAGATATTCTGGGGATTGGGCACTCGATGGGCCTGTCATCCATCCTTGTTCCAGGATCTGGTGAGCCAAACTTTGATACCTTTGTTGCCAACCCCATGGAAACTACAAAGCAGAAGCGGGAGAAGGAGGTTCACGCTCTTATGGACAAGCTCCTGCCGGACACTATCATGCTTAATCCAAACTTGATAGCCACTGTAAGAGCTccgaagaagaaagagaagaagaccAAGAAGGAGATTGAGGAAGAGATGGAAGAGGCTATTGAGGCTGCCAAGAACActgagcgcaagaagaagaccAAGGGCAGGAGCAAGCCCAGCAAGCGGACcaggaagaaagaggaggatGTTTTCAGAGCCAAGAGGCCCTTCTTGGATCAATCAAAGGAGGTCGATGGGCGACCTGACAAGAAGCAGCGTATAGGTGAAGATATGGAACTCCCAAAAGCCTTGCAGCGGTTTGCCAAAAAACCGCAGTCATGA